A stretch of Miscanthus floridulus cultivar M001 chromosome 13, ASM1932011v1, whole genome shotgun sequence DNA encodes these proteins:
- the LOC136501109 gene encoding pyruvate dehydrogenase E1 component subunit beta-1, mitochondrial-like, giving the protein MLGVSRRRLGSGCVLAQLAQALRPTAAAAAAPARTYSAAAKEITVREALNTALDEEMSADPSVFLMGEEVGEYQGAYKISKGLLDKYGPDRVLDTPITEAGFTGIGVGAAYHGLRPIVEFMTFNFSMQAIDHIINSAAKSNYMSAGQISVPIVFRGPNGAAAGVGAQHSQCYAAWYAHVPGLKVLAPYSAEDARGLLKAAIRDPDPVVFLENELLYGESFPVSDEVLDSSFCLPIGKAKIERQGKDVTITAFSKMVGYALQAADILAKEGISAEVINLRSIRPLDRAAINASVRKTNRLVTVEEGFPQHGIGAEICMSVVEDSFEYLDAPVERIAGADVPMPYAANLERMAVPQVDDIVRAAKRACYRAAVPMAATA; this is encoded by the exons ATGCTGGGCGTCTCGAGGAGGCGGCTCGGATCCGGATGC GTGCTCGCCCAGCTGGCGCAGGCCCTCCGccccacggccgccgccgccgccgctcccgccaGGACATACTCCGCCGCCGCCAAGGAG ATAACTGTAAGGGAAGCATTGAATACCGCATTAGATGAAGAAATGTCGGCAGACCCTTCTGTTTTCTTGATGGGAGAAGAG GTTGGTGAGTACCAAGGTGCATACAAG ATATCTAAGGGTTTGCTTGACAAGTATGGCCCTGATAGGGTTCTTGATACTCCAATTACTGAG GCTGGCTTCACTGGCATTGGTGTTGGTGCCGCCTACCATGGTCTTCGACCTATTGTAGAGTTCATGACATTTAACTTTTCGATGCAG GCAATTGATCACATAATTAATTCAGCTGCCAAGTCGAACTACATGTCAGCTGGCCAGATATCTGTACCTATTGTCTTCAGGGGTCCAAATGGTGCTGCTGCTGGAGTTGGTGCCCAACACTCGCAG TGCTATGCAGCTTGGTATGCACATGTTCCCGGATTGAAAGTTCTAGCTCCATATTCTGCAGAAGATGCTCGAGGTTTGCTAAAAGCAGCAATCAGGGATCCAGATCCTGTTGTGTTCCTTGAAAATGAACTTCT TTATGGTGAATCCTTTCCTGTTTCTGACGAGGTACTTGATTCTAGCTTCTGCCTTCCGATTGGAAAGGCTAAG ATAGAGCGTCAAGGGAAAGATGTTACTATCACTGCATTCTCCAAGATGGTCGGATATGCTCTTCAG GCCGCcgatatactggccaaggaaggTATCAGTGCCGAG GTAATCAATCTTCGCTCGATCAGACCACTGGATAGAGCTGCTATTAATGCATCTGTGAGGAAAACCAATAGATTGGTAACTGTAGAAGAAGGCTTCCCTCAACATGGGATTGGTGCTGAAATATG CATGTCTGTTGTAGAGGACAGCTTTGAGTATCTTGATGCACCAGTTGAGAGGATTGCTGGAGCTGATGTCCCCATGCCGTACGCTGCCAACCTTGAGAGGATGGCTGTTCCACAG GTCGATGACATCGTCCGGGCAGCCAAGCGTGCTTGCTACAGAGCAGCTGTACCGATGGCAGCAACCGCCTAA